The following nucleotide sequence is from Desulfomonile tiedjei.
AATGCCATGGAGGCTTCGCCATCCGGAGGAACCATACACGTAGAAACAGGGCTTTCTACTCCCAGCGACAAGGCCCTGGAGACGGCGGCTCTGGAATCGGCAAGCTATTTTGAAATGAAGATCCGGAATCACGGTCCGATGATCAAACAAGAGGACCTCCAGAGGCTGTTCAGTCCGTTCTTCACCACGAAGAGTTATGGCACTGGAATAGGGCTGACCGTGTCCAAAAAAATTGTTGAGGCACATAAAGGATCGATTTCCGTTCGCTCGGACGACCGCGGAACTACGTTTGTCGTCTGGCTTCCCCTGGATCGGCAGGAGCCTGCTGCACGGCAAACGGCATAGTGAACCGATCCTCTAAGTTAATGTCCGAATGACTAATGGGTGCCACTGCTGGCTTGCCCAGCAGTGTTTTCGCACTCCGGGTAGGATGTGGTGAGCGCAACGAACCGCATCGCTTACTTTAAGGACACGAATGATGCGGCTCCCTTGAGACAAAACCTCTCGCAACCCATATGCCGTCAAAAGGGCGAGGGTCCCGCGACGGATCTGCTTTATCTTGATCCATCGCGGGTCGCAGGGCGTGTTGACAATTCGGCACACTATTCCCGGAATCACAAGACATCTTCACTCAGTACGCCTCTTCGGCGGACAAATCCTCCTGCGTCACTTTGTCCTTGAACAAGTGGTAGCACCAGATCTGGTAGATGAGCACAATGGGCACAAAAGTTAATGCCACACCCAACATGATTTTCAGGGTAAGGGGGCTGGACGATGAATTGAAAATCGTGAGACTGTATGCCGGGTTCATGCTGGACGGAAAAAGATTGGGGTACAACCCGACCACACCGAATAACGTTGCCCCGACAATTGTTAGAGAGGATGCAAACCAGGCCTTCCACCACGCCCTTTTTGCGATGAATACGCGTGTGGCCAGCAGTGCTGCTACAGTTATTAAAGGTATCAGCAAGAGCACCGGGTAGGTCAAGTAATTCCCGTATAGATTTGTGGCAAACCAGGTGGCTCCGAGGAATATCACGGCCACAACCAGCAGGACCCACCAGATCCCTCCGGCTGCTTTTCCCGCTCGATCCTCCAGAGGCGCCTCAGCCTTGATCGCCAGCCACAACGAGCCGTGAACGAGGAATAGGAGCACGAACAGGATGCCCCCCAAAAGTCCGTACGGGTTGAGCAACGTGAGCAAATTGCCGTGGAAATCGCCTTCCGCGTCGATAGGTATGCCCCGGAAGATGTTAGCGAACGCTACACCCAACAAAAGGGCAGGTAAAAAGCTCCCGAGGAAGAGGCACACGTCCCACAGCTTCTGCCATGCGGGATTGTCTGACTTGCCCCTGAATTCCAGAGCTACCGCCCGCAGTATCAAGGCAAACAGCAGCAGCAACAGAGGAGTGTACAAGGCGCTGAACATTACGGCATAGGTGGTGGGAAACGCTGCAAAGGTGACTCCACCCGCGGTAATCAGCCATACCTCGTTTCCGTCCCACACAGGTCCCATGGCATTATAGGCTATTCGCTTTTCGGTATCATTGCTCGATATGAACGGTACAAGGGTCCCCAGCCCGAGATCGAAGCCGTCAAGCATGAAATAAACGGCCCACAGCACGCCCCATAGCAAAAACCAGATTGTCTCCAGCATGATTTCTTCCCCCCCTTCCTAAGCTTTGGTCGCGGAAATTGGTTCAGGACCCTTCCGAGCGTATTTAAAAACCAGATAGAAACAGGCTATACCCAACAGGGTATAGACAACAATAAAAGCCGCGAGCGATAGCCCCACTTGAGACCCGGCTATTTTGGAAGCCGCGTCGGTGGTTTTCATCATTCCATAAACTATCCAAGGCTGTCGCCCGATCTCAGTGACTGTCCAGCCGAGTTCGGCCGCCAGGTAAGGGAGGGGAATACAATAAATGAGTAGCCGAAGCAGCCCCGGGCTGCTCTCCGGCGTGTTTCTTTTGAACCAGGCAATAATGCTTACCAAAGCCAAGAAGAAACCGAGCGCAACCATCAGCCTGAAGGACCAGAAAGTAGCGGTTACGGGAGGTCTCTGATCTTTCGGCCACTCTTTGAGCCCTTTGTAAACTCCTTCCCGGTCGCCCAGAGCCACCCAGCTCAGCAGTTTCGGTATACCAAGGAATTCGACCTTGTTGCGCTCGTTTGCCTCATCCGGGATGACGAACAGATACATCGGCGCGCCCTTGGTCGTTTCCCAGACCGATTCGGCCGCTGCCGCCTTGGTGGGCTGGGCTTTCATCATTTCTCTTCCGTGGAAGTCACCGATGACGATTTCCGCAATGGCAAAGATGACGGCAAAAGTAGCCGCGATCCTGAAAGATCGCTTAAAAAGAGAGACTTCCTGATTTCTGAGCAAGTGGTAACCACTGATCCCCATGACAAAAAAACCGGCCAGGATATAGGCCCCGCTGATGACGTGCAGGAACATCCAGACAGCGTACGGCTGAGTCACGATAGCCCAGAAATCGTCCAGTTCTGCTCTTCCGTTGCGAATCACGTACCCTACGGGGTGCTGCATCCAGGAGTTGGCCACCAGAATCCAGTACGCTGAAATGTTCGAGGCTGCGGCGACGAGCCAGATGCAAGCCGCGTGGGCTTTCGGGGAAAGCTTCTTCCACCCGAATATCCATACTCCGATAAATGTTGATTCAAGGAAGAAAGCAAGTGTGGCTTCTATTGCCAGGAGAGAACCGAAGATATCCCCCACGTACTTGGAATACCTGGACCAGTTGGTCCCGAACTGGAATTCCAGCGTTATTCCCGTTACCACCCCCAGGGCAAAATTGATGACAAACAATTTGCCCCAGAACTTGGCCATTCTCTTGTACTCTTCGGTGCCTGTCCTGACATACTGGGTCTCCATTATTGCCACCAGAACGGAGAGACCCAATGTCAAAGGCACGAAGAGAAAATGGAAGTAAGTCGCTACCGCAAATTGCACCCGGGAAAGCCAGACAGCGTCCATATCAATTTACCCCCTTTTTGTGTCGTACCATGTGCCGAACTAAAACCCAACTTTGTATGGTCCGGCGGCATGCTCGTTGGCGATGAGGAGACACGCCGCCTTCTTACCTGATGGATCGCAAACCGGTACTAATCCCGGTCAATCAATTTTCCTGAACATCTCGCCTTTGACCCGGCAGACAGGGCATACGTCCGGAGCACTGCCTTCCGCTGTGAAGCCACAGGTAGGACACACATAATACGGATAGGTCTCCTGCGACGAGCTGAGGGTTTGCAGAAGCTTTTGGTAAAGCTGCGCATGCACCTTTTCAACTTCATTGGCGTAGTTGAAAGATCTCTCCGCCTCCTTGTTCCCTTCCGCCTTTGCCGCTTCAATCATCTCGGGGTACATCTGCTTGAACTCGAACGTTTCACCGGCAATGGCAGCCTCCAAATTCTGAGCGGTGGTGCCGATCCCTTTGAGTGCTCTCAGGTGATTATGCGCGTGAACGGTTTCAGCTTCTGCCGCTGCCCGGAACAGTCGAGCAACTTGAGGATATCCTTCTTTGTCCGCCTTGACCGCGAACGCGAGGTACTTGCGATTCGCCTGCGACTCTCCTGCAAAAGCACCCTTTAGAAATTCTTCCGCTTTTGGCATTTCTTCATTTCCTCCTGTCGAAATTGGCTGAATTAAATTGATGGGGATGGATTTCGCCCCACAAAAGGCATCAATTGTTGCCGTTACAATCGGGGCAAATTCCGGTGAACTCGACTCTGTGTGTCAATACTTTGTAACCGCTGAATTCCTTGGCCGTGTCTTCGATGCTTGCAACGGGCTCCATGTGGACATCGTCCACTCGGCCGCACGCATCGCACCTGATGTGGTAATGGTTGGCGGTGTTGGCATCGAAACGCCTCTGTGTGCCGGCAACGTCCAGTTTCCAAATCGAACCTTCATCCGACAAGATCTCAAGATTGCGATACACAGTCGCTATGCTGATCGTGGGAAGCTTGTGCCGCACCAGCCGATAGAGTTCCTCGGCGGTAGGGTGGCAGGTCAGCTTTCCCAATTCTTCTAGAATGACCCGGCGCTGCTCGGTCATTCTTCGCGGGGGGGTGGGTTTCATGCTGTGGCACGGTCTCCTTATCGCTAATGCGAATCAATAGCAACAGAATAAACGACCCTCTCCGCTAGTGTCAAGAATTTTTTTTGCTTCATGGGTTTTTTTTGAGGACGCACTGAAAATTCCAGGCGCGTTGGATTTGCTTCCTTGCTCAGCGCGGGATTTCGGTCCTGTCGACGACAGAGACTCCACAACTCGCCCGGAAGGTTAAGGGGTGCCCGGAGCAGCCCGGCGGTTCTTGACAATCTTAGTAAAGCTTGGTACAAAGAATTTGAGGATGGATTATGAAGAGGGCGAGTTCCTACACGCTGATTGTTCTTCTGTTTTGCGCTTGCACAGTTTTCACTCAAGCCGATGGCGTACTGAGGTCGCTGTCTTGTCCATGGTGGAAGACCGGTTCGCCGTATGCCGTGTGCGACCATGATCGAAATTGCCGCTGTGGCAGCTATGCAGTGGAGATCGCGGGATTCCCCGAAGATGCTTACCACGAATCCGATCAACGGTCCGAGAGTCCGGCCGAGGACGGATGCTGCGCAAACGGCTGCTGCAAATCTTTTCAACCAGTGACTTTCCTGGCCACTGGTGCTCTTTATTCAATCCGACCCGTCGATTTCCCGCCTGTTTTCGAGAAGATCCATTCCTTGCCCTGTTCCGACTATTCCAAGGCGCTTTTTCACCCCCCACAGGTATAAGCCGGCTATTTGGTGACCGGACCGTTCCTCGGTGAATCCCGTACCGAATTGCTTCGCTGTCGTACGCAATTTGCATAGGCGATTCCTATCGGAAACCGCGATGCCGCGGGATGCACCACATGATTGCAAAATCGATCGGGAAAGCAGCAGGTGAGGCTTTGGAAAAGAACCGGTTAGCGGACTTAAGAAGTCTGTCACGAAAAGCGCCAGAACCCGCCAGGGAGGCGAAAGTCCCCAGGCCGCGCTTCAACTGGAAGACTCGGGTTTTGGTCCCCTCTCTGATTTTTGGTGGATTTCTCGTCCTGTTCGGAATCACCCTGTCCCACGAGGTCCTTCCGACGCCACTGGTTCAGGCCGCGCCCGTGGTGGCGAAAAGCGTGCAAGGCGCCGTGACCGGCACAGTGACGGTTCAGGCGGCTGGTTGGCTGGAGGCGGACCCGTACAAATCATACGTCACGGCCCTCACCGACGGAATTGTGCGTGAGGTTCTGGTGCTGGAAGGGGAGCGTGTGCAACGGGATCAGGTCGTGGCAAGGCTGGTTGATGAAGACGCTCGCCTTGCCGTGGAACGGCTGGCAGCCCAAGTTCGGGAACGTGACGCCACCCTGGCGGCAGCGCGTGCCGATCTCTTAGCGGCACAGACCGAATGGGAGAATCCGGTGGAGCGCCATAAGGCCGTCCAGATGGGAACGGCCCAGCTGGCTGAAAGTAAAGCCACTTTGGAACAGCTCTCTGCGGAAATTGTCTTGGAAGAGGCTCAGTTGGTTCATGCCAAGAGCGACCATGACCGACGCGTGGGTCTGTATAGCTCGAATTCCAT
It contains:
- the cydB gene encoding cytochrome d ubiquinol oxidase subunit II, whose product is MLETIWFLLWGVLWAVYFMLDGFDLGLGTLVPFISSNDTEKRIAYNAMGPVWDGNEVWLITAGGVTFAAFPTTYAVMFSALYTPLLLLLFALILRAVALEFRGKSDNPAWQKLWDVCLFLGSFLPALLLGVAFANIFRGIPIDAEGDFHGNLLTLLNPYGLLGGILFVLLFLVHGSLWLAIKAEAPLEDRAGKAAGGIWWVLLVVAVIFLGATWFATNLYGNYLTYPVLLLIPLITVAALLATRVFIAKRAWWKAWFASSLTIVGATLFGVVGLYPNLFPSSMNPAYSLTIFNSSSSPLTLKIMLGVALTFVPIVLIYQIWCYHLFKDKVTQEDLSAEEAY
- a CDS encoding cytochrome ubiquinol oxidase subunit I, with the translated sequence MDAVWLSRVQFAVATYFHFLFVPLTLGLSVLVAIMETQYVRTGTEEYKRMAKFWGKLFVINFALGVVTGITLEFQFGTNWSRYSKYVGDIFGSLLAIEATLAFFLESTFIGVWIFGWKKLSPKAHAACIWLVAAASNISAYWILVANSWMQHPVGYVIRNGRAELDDFWAIVTQPYAVWMFLHVISGAYILAGFFVMGISGYHLLRNQEVSLFKRSFRIAATFAVIFAIAEIVIGDFHGREMMKAQPTKAAAAESVWETTKGAPMYLFVIPDEANERNKVEFLGIPKLLSWVALGDREGVYKGLKEWPKDQRPPVTATFWSFRLMVALGFFLALVSIIAWFKRNTPESSPGLLRLLIYCIPLPYLAAELGWTVTEIGRQPWIVYGMMKTTDAASKIAGSQVGLSLAAFIVVYTLLGIACFYLVFKYARKGPEPISATKA
- a CDS encoding rubrerythrin family protein, whose amino-acid sequence is MPKAEEFLKGAFAGESQANRKYLAFAVKADKEGYPQVARLFRAAAEAETVHAHNHLRALKGIGTTAQNLEAAIAGETFEFKQMYPEMIEAAKAEGNKEAERSFNYANEVEKVHAQLYQKLLQTLSSSQETYPYYVCPTCGFTAEGSAPDVCPVCRVKGEMFRKID
- a CDS encoding transcriptional repressor, with product MKPTPPRRMTEQRRVILEELGKLTCHPTAEELYRLVRHKLPTISIATVYRNLEILSDEGSIWKLDVAGTQRRFDANTANHYHIRCDACGRVDDVHMEPVASIEDTAKEFSGYKVLTHRVEFTGICPDCNGNN